The following coding sequences are from one Carcharodon carcharias isolate sCarCar2 chromosome 11, sCarCar2.pri, whole genome shotgun sequence window:
- the LOC121283887 gene encoding histone H2B-like: MVDEKKPAPKKGGKKALKKPVAKGGKKRRKSRKESYAIYIYKAMNSFVSDIFECIAGEASRLAHYNKRSTISSREIQTAVRLLLPGELAKHAVSEGTKAVTNYTSSK; the protein is encoded by the exons AtggttgatgagaagaaaccCGCTCCCAAGAAGGGAGGCAAGAAAGCCTTAAAGAAACCGGTAGCAAAGGGCGGCAAGAAGCGGCGAAAGTCGAGGAAGGAGAGTTACGccatctacatctacaaa gccatgaaCTCGTTCGTGAGCGATATTTTCGAGTGCATCGCGGGTGAGGCTTCCcgcctggcccattacaacaagcgcagcaccatcagctcccgggAGATCCAGACCGCCGTGCGCCTGCTGCTCCCTGGGGAGCTGGCCAAGCACGCCGTGTCGGAAGGGACAAAGGCGGTCACCAAttacaccagctccaagtaa